From the Parachlamydia acanthamoebae genome, the window GGATGTGTAAAAGCCGCTGTAATAAAATTGAGCAGAAATAATCATAAAGCTAAAAAGCATCGACAGGGCAGGAAGATCAACATAATTTGAAGCTTCTGTAATTGAAATTCCTTGCAATTCGATAAAGGCGATAGCTCCAAGGAGCGCAATCCCTGTGCGATCGAGCGCTAAACCTGGCCAAAATCCTAATATCATTCCCAAATAAACGAGAAAAAAAATCGTAAATGCTGCAATTTCCATATTTAATTTTTTGTTTCTGGCATAAAGATTCCAAAGAAAAACAAGCCGAATAATCCGATACAAGCAAGCATCAAAAAACCACTATTAAAGCCCAGCTGACTCACGACATAGCCAGCCATTACATTACTTAAAGAGGCTCCGATTCCTTGCGATAAGGCGATTAAGCTTAAGGAAAAATTAAAACGACCTGTTCCTTTAGCGATATCAGATATCGTAATCACTCCAATGACTCCAAAGATTCCTGCCCCAATTCCATCCAGCAGCTGGATAGCTAGAAGTGCGATAGGATTAAGTGTTAGCGTATACAGGGTGGCTCGTAGTGGTAATATGGCCAATCCGAGCAAAAAAATAGGTTTTCGCCCGATATGATTCATTGCAAATCCTAAGCTATACGCCACTACAACCATGACAACTTGTGCTAAAATAATGCAACCTCCCATAAACAAAGAGCTCATTGCTGCGTTTTTTAACGAGAGGAGCTGCCCAATAAGGGGTAATTGAGCAGCATTTGCAAAATGGAAAAGAAATACCGAGAAGCAAAAGATTAGCAAATAACTTTCTTTCAAAAATTTATAAATTTGAATTGGCTTTTCTTGTCTCCCATCAGAATCTATAGCTAATTCCCGAGCAGCGGAGTGATCGATTTCTTTTGGATTGATGAAAGATAGGCAAAAGACACTCGCACAGGCAAAGAAGATGACAAAATATAAAATCCAGGTGCTCCCTAGTAGGTATCCGCTAAAGCCACGATGCCTGCTGTAGCAACGTTGCCCGCATGTCCCCAGGTTTCGTTTAAGCTGATTCTCTTAGGTAACTGCTTTCTTCCCACAAGCCCTAAAGTGATTGCAGCAATTGCGGGTGGAATAATAGCCGCTGCTAGACCGATCAATGCCTGGGCAAAAATAACCGTAGAAAACTGTGGGATGTATAAAATAATCAGGCAGCCCAAAGAAATGGCTAAGCAAGAGCAAAATAAAAAGGCTCGTTTTATTTTTAATGCGTCAACAAGTAAGCCACAAGGGATTTGGCTAAGGGCTGCTGTTAAATCCATCGTTCCGAGAGCAAGTCCAACCCAATCTGAGCTCCATTTCAGATATGATTTTAAGAAAATTGATAAAAAAGGACCAATGCCTGGGCGCACATCGGATAAAAAGAAAATCATCCAACTCAGACCAAAAATGCTGCGTGGGGAAGGACGTTTTTCTAGCGGCATGATTAAGTAAATTGTTTAAAGTAAAATCTATTGGTAAATGATGTGATCAAATTTTTCAAGAGATGTTTTAAACAACGACATTAGAAAGCTTTAGGCTGCGCATATGGCATTATTTACAGAATTTTTCTGGAAGTAATGCATATAGTAAGCGTCATTCCAAAATTGCCATTCAAATTGAGAACAATCTTTAAAGGTATCTTCAATACGAGCTAACGTAGAATTTGAGCTTTTATCCGCGATTTCGTCCAAAATAGCAATCAGCTTATCGGTATCATCCGAATACTTTTGGCTGGAATAGGTACTTTTCCAAAGCAGATAGGGATTATCGTCGCCCATTTGACTTCCCACATGATGGCCTACTTCTCGATAAAGCCAAAAGCATGGCACTACAGATGCAATTGCTTCTTCTAGAGAAGCGGTTGTGGCGGTTGCAATGAGATATCTGGGGTAGACAATGCAGGCAGTAGAAAGGTTAGGGGAACTGTCGCAATAACCTTCTGGTAAAAAAGTGTTATATAAGCGGCGTTTGGCTGCAATAGAATCCAGTGCAAAATTCAAAAATATATCGATCATTTGTGGCGTATGTGAACGACCAGCAATGAGAGCCAAAGCACGCGAGTAGTGCATTAGGTAATGGGCGTCTTGCTGAATATAAAAGTGGAAACGTTCCTGACTTAACTGCCCTGAAGCAAGCTCCACGCAAAAAGGGTTAGATAAAATCTTTTGATAGATGGGCGAAATTTGTTGCCAAAGGTGATCTGTAAACTTCATAAAGGACATCCTGTCTTTTTAAAGCGGTAGACGATATAGAATTATGGGTCTTTATTCAACTTGATTTATGGAAATGATCAAACGGAGGAAAATCGATCTCTTTTTTTTCTCCATGATCGTAATAAGTCAATTCGTTCACTTGATCGGTGATTTGTCCGATTTCATACAGAGGTGCTCCAAATTTTTTAAAAAAATCTTGGATCACACCCTGTTTTTTTTGATCGATAGTGATAAGCAAGCAGTAATCCTCACCACCTGTTAAAGCTAATTGGAGGGGATTCCATCCTTTTGTTTGAGCCATTTTTAAAAGTTCTTCTGATAAGGGGATTTTTGAGATATCAACATGGGCTCCTTTATGAGAGCTTTTAATTAACCGTTTTAAATCAAGATCCAATCCATCCGAGACATCCATCATTGCATGCACTCCAGGCTGTGATGCTAGCCATCTACCTTGCTGAATAT encodes:
- a CDS encoding MFS transporter, encoding MGGCIILAQVVMVVVAYSLGFAMNHIGRKPIFLLGLAILPLRATLYTLTLNPIALLAIQLLDGIGAGIFGVIGVITISDIAKGTGRFNFSLSLIALSQGIGASLSNVMAGYVVSQLGFNSGFLMLACIGLFGLFFFGIFMPETKN
- a CDS encoding MFS transporter, giving the protein MPLEKRPSPRSIFGLSWMIFFLSDVRPGIGPFLSIFLKSYLKWSSDWVGLALGTMDLTAALSQIPCGLLVDALKIKRAFLFCSCLAISLGCLIILYIPQFSTVIFAQALIGLAAAIIPPAIAAITLGLVGRKQLPKRISLNETWGHAGNVATAGIVALADTY
- a CDS encoding TenA family protein; its protein translation is MKFTDHLWQQISPIYQKILSNPFCVELASGQLSQERFHFYIQQDAHYLMHYSRALALIAGRSHTPQMIDIFLNFALDSIAAKRRLYNTFLPEGYCDSSPNLSTACIVYPRYLIATATTASLEEAIASVVPCFWLYREVGHHVGSQMGDDNPYLLWKSTYSSQKYSDDTDKLIAILDEIADKSSNSTLARIEDTFKDCSQFEWQFWNDAYYMHYFQKNSVNNAICAA